One Palaemon carinicauda isolate YSFRI2023 chromosome 5, ASM3689809v2, whole genome shotgun sequence DNA window includes the following coding sequences:
- the LOC137641182 gene encoding uncharacterized protein, giving the protein MEMDEHRMRQLSRWQYIALFPVACLCVTTLWLFANTEFKMGFPRAIFKSVPPAQVVGEETSSAGSSPSHEKTSSQYQHPFLNQECYIYEDLRARFTCTDSTHRFINYSFDDISKCFTNLSEAIRNESINNYWKNPGSSYRKRSAKNAVEISELPIVHLAMVGDSHTRGIFTSFMRRISNDRILVEKVRMKKVRGFLVELKNVSMVEWRFKERS; this is encoded by the exons ATGGAAATGGATGAACATCGTATGAGACAATTAAGTCGGTGGCAATACATAGCGCTGTTTCCAGTGGCTTGTTTGTGTGTCACTACGCTATGGCTGTTCGCTAACACAGAATTTAAAATGGGCTTTCCCAGGGCCATTTTTAAATCTGTTCCTCCTGCACAGGTTGTTGGTGAGGAAACTTCCTCTGCTGGCTCTTCACCTTCACATGAGAAGACGTCCTCACAATACCAGCATCCGTTTCTCAATCAAGAATGTTACATTTACGAAGATTTAAGAGCAAGATTTACCTGTACTGACTCAACCCACCGGTTTATCAACTACTCGTTCGATGACATTTCGAAATGTTTCACGAATCTGTCGGAGGCGATCAG GAATGAAAGCATCAACAACTATTGGAAAAATCCTGGGTCCTCATATCGTAAAAGATCAGCAAAGAATGCCGTGGAAATTTCAGAATTACCAATTGTGCATCTGGCCATGGTGGGAGATTCTCATACCAGGGGTATCTTTACAAGTTTTATGAGACGAATAAGCAATGACCGCATTTTGGTCGAAAAAGTTAGGATGAAAAAGGTAAGAGGTTTCCTGGTAGAATTGAAAAATGTATCCATGGTGGAATGGCGCTTCAAAGAGAGGTCATAA